The proteins below come from a single Argentina anserina chromosome 1, drPotAnse1.1, whole genome shotgun sequence genomic window:
- the LOC126802388 gene encoding uncharacterized protein LOC126802388, with protein sequence MEEEEETFSPLWLRHQQPNTPCCRLRHSTSSLLFSSNAFVLLLLAIALVFVFVNTVSLKMQHFICVAIYSNQVLVNKVEVMLFTGVGFQNIKKKERLQGLTFRGHDESENSNNQSNFLQLLQFLTDHNEEVRIVALKNALRNLKFTSPRIQNDIVNAVFVETTNSIIKNIGDAFFSFLVHESRDVAVKEQMDVTFHYVDKNECVIEYFTGIEHVPSTTAMSLKRAINAVLSKHGLSISRLRDQGYDGASNMSGTQRIFFDKNKLSKLLRHFKLENLQVDKDLIRVLKSIDVLDEIAYDKHKSDQKHEAYISLKLLQSFDYIFSLHLMRIILGITHELSQALQRDDKDIVNAMELVKVCKGRLQTKRESGWSSLLEEVVILCGKVNVRIPNMDDQYVYPGKSRRTAPEMTNMHYYQFDFFSYDKQSLMRLAQLYPNDFSSSESLLLENQLETYIEDMRSNENFQELLLASFVKEKGKWEDFRENPPQRETRDKRQETRDRRETQNTNKISVPPQSSL encoded by the exons atggaagaagaagaagagacgTTTTCACCGTTATGGCTTCGACATCAGCAACCCAACACTCCCTGCTGCCGCCTCCGCCACTCCACCTCATCTCTTCTCTTCAGCTCCAACGCCTtcgtcctcctcctcctcgccATAgctcttgtttttgtttttgtt AATACAGTGTCTCTAAAAATGCAGCATTTTATTTGTGTTGCTATTTATTCAAACCAAGTATTGGTGAACAAGGTGGAGGTGATGCTTTTTACTGGAGTTggttttcaaaatattaagaaaaaagagagatt ACAAGGGCTTACCTTTCGTGGTCATGACGAGTCGGAGAACTCAAACAATCAAAGTAACTTTCTTCAGCTTTTACAATTTCTTACTGATCACAATGAGGAAGTGAGAATTGTTGCATTAAAGAATGCTCTCAGGAATCTTAAATTTACATCACCTAGGATTCAAAATGACATAGTAAATGCTGTTTTTGTGGAAACTACAAACTCTATTATCAAGAATATAGGTGAtgcctttttctcttttcttgttCATGAATCTAGAGATGTAGCCGTAAAGGAGCagatggatgttacttttcaTTATGTAGATAAAAATGAGTGTGTCATTGAATATTTCACAGGCATTGAACATGTTCCTAGTACCACTGCTATGTCACTAAAGAGAGCTATAAATGCAGTACTTTCTAAACATGGACTGAGCATCTCTAGGTTGCGTGATCAAGGTTATGATGGAGCAAGTAATATGAGTGGAACTCAACG GATATTCTTCGATAAAAACAAGCTCTCAAAGTTGTTGAGGCACTTCAAATTGGAGAACTTACAAGTGGACAAGGACTTAATCAGGGTACTGAAATCAA TTGATGTGTTGGATGAAATAGCGTATGATAAACATAAATCTGATCAAAAGCATGAAGCATATATTTCTTTGAAATTGCTGCAATCATTTGATTATATATTCAGTTTGCATTTGATGAGAATTATACTTGGCATAACTCATGAGTTGTCTCAAGCTCTACAAAGAGATGATAAGGACATAGTGAATGCTATGGAACTAGTGAAAGTATGCAAGGGACGATTGCAAACTAAGAGGGAGAGTGGATGGTCTTCTTTGTTAGAAGAAGTTGTTATCTTATGTGGAAAAGTGAATGTCAGAATTCCAAATATGGATGATCAATATGTATATCCGGGAAAATCAAGGCGTACAGCTCctgaaatgacaaatatgcaTTACTACCAGTTTGACTTCTTTT CATATGACAAGCAAAGTTTGATGCGTCTTGCTCAGCTTTATCCTAATGATTTTTCTTCCTCAGAGTCGTTATTATTAGAAAATCAGTTGGAGACTTACATTGAGGATATGCGATCTAATGAAAACTTTCAGGAATT